In one Euleptes europaea isolate rEulEur1 chromosome 12, rEulEur1.hap1, whole genome shotgun sequence genomic region, the following are encoded:
- the NDUFC2 gene encoding NADH dehydrogenase [ubiquinone] 1 subunit C2: MGYELWLRLPDEARSLPPPPLLNGGSLYMAFVGWAVALVSNAIHHRPILGSGIPRQLYAASVGFYVGHYLTRRAAYCNAKRDRDMADYIRRHPEDFKATEKKTMAEVLENFHPIR; encoded by the exons ATGGGCTACGAGCTGTGGCTGCGGCTGCCGGACGAGGCGCGCTCGCTGCCGCCTCCGCCGCTCCTCAACGGGGGCTCGCTCTACATGGCCTTCGTCGGCTGGGCCGTCGCCTTGGTCTCCAACGCCATCCACCACAGGCCCATCCTGGGGTCGG GTATCCCCAGACAACTCTATGCTGCTTCTGTGGGATTTTATGTCGGCCATTACCTGACCAGGCGAGCAGCTTACTGCAACGCTAAAAGAGACCGAGACATGGCCGATTATATCCGGCGTCATCCCGAGGATTTTAAGGCCACGG AAAAGAAAACCATGGCAGAAGTTCTGGAGAATTTCCACCCCATTCGCTGA